The DNA region CCGGGTACTCCTCGCCGACGGCGTCCCGAACCGCTGCGACGATCTCGAGGAGCAGGCGGGCGCGGTTCTCGAGCGACCCCCCGTACTCGTCGGTGCGCAGGTTGCTGAGCGGCGAGAGGAACTGGTGCACGAGGTACCCGTGCGCCGCGTGGATCTCGACGAGGTCGAAGCCCGCCCGCTTCGAGCGAGCGGCGGCCTCGGCGAAGGCGTGCACGATGACGGCGATCTCGGGGCGATCCAGGCCCTCGGGTGCCGCGTACTCACCGAAGGCGACGTCGGAGGCCGACACCGTCTGCCAGCCTCCATCGGCCGGAGCCATGCTGCCGTGCTGGTCGTGACCCCATTCGGGCCAGACCGACGCCTTGCGCCCGGCGTGGGCGAGCTGGATGCCCGCCGCAGCGCCCTGGGTGTGGATGAACGCCACGATGCGCGCCCAGGCGGCTGCCTGCTGGCCGTTCCATATGCCGGTGTCCTCGTCGGAGATGCGGCCGTCGGGAACCACGGCCGACGCCTCGGCGATGACCAGGCCGGCTCCGCCCATGGCCATGGCCCCGAGATGCGCCAAGTGCCAGTCGTGGGGCACTCCGTCCTTCTTCGTGACCGAGTACTGGCAGAGCGGAGGCACCCAGAGACGGTTGCGGATCGTGAGCGAGCGCACGGTGATGGGCTGGAACAGTGCTGACAAGGGAACTCCGGAGGTCGTGGCGAGCTGTCGGACGGGATCGAGCAGGGGAACGGATGGGGTCAGGCCGCCAGCTCCTCCAGGAAGCTGCGCAGCTCACCGGCCGAGGTGAACACGTGGCCGGTGATGCCGAGAACCTCGGCGCCGGCGATGTTCTCGGCCTTGTTGTCGATGAACACCATCTCGGCCGGGGAGATTCCGAGCACGTCGAGGGTGTGACGGTAGATGGCGGCATCCGGCTTCACGAGCAGGATCTCGCCGCTCACGACGACCTGCTCGAAGAGGGGGCCGAAGGATCCGTTGCGGAAGTAGCTGGAGAAGTCGCGCCCGGCGTTGGAGAGCAGCGCCAGCCTGGTTCCGCCGGCCGCGAGGTCTTCGAGCACCGCCGCGGTTCCGGGGTTGACGCTCAGCCACCCGACGAAGTCGATCGCCCAGATGGAGTGCAGCTCGGCACGGGACCACGAGGCCCCGGTGGCTGCCGCGATGCCGGCCCAGTAGTCGGCGATGGACAGCGTTCCCTGGTCGAGGGCGTGGCGCCCGGCGTTGTATGCCGTCCAGAACGCTTCGGCCCGCTCCTCATCGATTCCGGCCACGGCGAGCAGGTCACGGCGGTTCTCGGGCGTGGGGGAGAAGGAGATCACCTCGCCGTAGTCGAAGACGACGACGCGGCCGGGCAGGTGGATGGGGTTCGAGGCTGTTCCATTCATCCTGTGCAACCTATCGTGAGAGCATGACCGGTTCCGCAGAACACCTCATCTGGACGGCTGACGACGCCCGCGAGTGGGTCGCGGTTCCGACAGCGGACGACGACAAGTACTCCCGCGGAGTGCTCGGCGTGATCACGGGATCGCACGACTACCCCGGTGCCGCCGTGCTCGGCGTGGAGGCGGCCGCGCGCACCGGGGTCGGCATGGTGCGCTACACGGGTCCGAAGGCCGTTGGCGCGGTGGTGCTGGCCCGGCGCCCGGAGATCGTGACACAGGCAGGACGCGTTCAGGCCTGGCTCATCGGCTCGGGGATGACCGCCGGCCGACGCACCTTCGTGCTCGGTGGGGAAATGCATCAGGCGCTGGTGCAGGGCCTGCCGACGGTGATCGACGCCGGTGCCCTCGACCTGACGCCCGACGCGACAGGACCCACCGTCATCACCCCGCACGCCGGCGAACTCGCCGCGATGCTCTCGCCCCGGAACACCGAGGGAACGCTCGAGCACATCCGTGCCGATGCCTCGACGTGGGCGGCCAGGGCGGCCGACGAGTTCGGCGTCACCGTTCTGCTCAAGGGATCGACCACCCACGTCGCTGCGCCGGGGTCGCCGACCTATGCCGTGACGGATGCGCCGGGCTGGCTCGCGACGGCGGGAACGGGTGACGTGCTGGCGGGCATCCTCGGCGCCCTGCTCGCCACGAACACCGAACGCATAGCCGAGGACCCGGCGCGAGCTCTGCCGGCCCTCGCCGCGACGGCGTCGTTCCTGCACTCGCGCTCGGCCGAGCTGGCCTCGGGCGGCGGCCCGATCACAGCTCTCGACGTCGCCGAGCACGTCCCGGCCGCCATCGCGCGGCTTCTGCGCGGCTGATCTCGCCTTTTCCACGGCTGCTCACGGGTCCCCCCGCGGATGCACCTAGGTGCACGTGGGTGCTGCTCACTACCGGAAGACTCGTCGAAGAGTCACAGCCGACCCATAGGGAACATGCATACGGTCGAATGGAACCGGGACCGACGGCGTGATCCCGAGCACGTCGCCCTTCGGGGCGAGCAGAAGGTGAGTACCCATGAACGCACGCATCGGAAGAACAGCGATCGCCCTCGCATCGGGAGCCGTCGTCATCGGCTCGCTCGCGGGCTGCGCCACCGACCAGTCGGCTGAGGCCGACACCGCGCCGTCCACCGACGACTCCCAGTCCTCGCAGACCACCGCGCCGTCGACGGATGCAGGTGCCGACGGGGCGTCGAGCACCTACACCGACGGCGACTACACGGCGACAGGGGAGTACTCCACTCCCGGCGGGCGCGAAGACGTTACCGTCACCGTCACCATCGCCGACGACATCGTCACGGCCGTCGACGTGACGGGATCCGCCACCAGCGGCAACTCGAAGCAGTACCAGAGTGCGTTCATCTCGGGCATCTCGACGGAGGTCGTCGGCAAGGACATCGACTCCCTCGACGTCTCGAAGGTCGCCGGCTCGTCTCTCACCAGCGGCGGCTTCAACGCCGCCATCGACACGATCCGCGACGATGCGAGCTGAGCCGGGAGCGGTGGCGTCCCTCAGCTTCGACGCGATCGGAACGGCCTGGCAGATCGACACCCCCGCACCGATCCCGGCCGCAACCGTGAGTCGGATGCAGGCGCTCATCGAGGACTTCGACCGAACCTGGTCGCGCTTCAGGTCCGACTCCCTCGTGGCCGAGGTGGCGACGACTGCCGGCGACTGGGTCTTCCCGGCGGAGGCCCCTGCCCTCGTCGGGCTCTACTCCGCCCTGCACACCGCGACGCAGGGCGCCATGTCGCCCCTCGTGGGCGGCTCCCTCACCCACCTCGGCTATGGGGCGGGCTATTCGCTCGTGCCGGGGAGCGGGAGCATCGCTAGCCCCGACTGGCAGGCGATGGACTGGGACGGCACACGACTGCGCACCGAGGAGCCGATCGAGCTCGACGTCGGTGCCGCGGGCAAGGGACTGCTCGTCGACCTGGTCGTCGAACTGCTGGAGCACGACGGCATCGAGCAGATCGTGGTCGACGCCAGCGGAGACCTGCGCCACGCCGGGGGAGACCCCGTGCGCGTCGCCCTCGAGCATCCGTACGACACGACCAAGGCGATCGGCATCGCGACACTCGCAGACGGCGCGCTCTGCGCCTCGGCGAGCAATCGCAGAGTCTGGGGATCGGGCCTGCACCATGTGCTCGACGCCCGCACCGGGATACCCGTCGACGAGGTCGTCGCCACCTGGGTGAGTGCCGACACGGCGATGCTCGCCGATGCGATCGCCACAGCGCTGTTCTTCAGCCCGGCCGAGGATCTGGCCGTCGTCGCCGAGTTCGAGCACGTGCGCATGTTCACCGATGGTCGAGCCGAGATGTCGGCGGGCTTCCCCGGGGAGCTGTTCCGATGAGGCGCCGGCTCGATTCATCGCTCGGTCGGGTGTCCGGCTATCGCCTCATGACCGTCGGCCTCAGCGCCATCGCCGTTGTGGCGTTCGTGCTCTCGGCCACGGGCCTGCTGTTCTACACGCCGACCCAGTTGGCGCTCAGTCTCGTCGTCGCCGTCGGCTCCGTCGCGGCAACGGGGTGGATCGCCGGCCGCATCGTGCACTCGCCCGCCCATCTCGAGTCGTCGGTGATCACCGGACTGCTGCTGTTCTTCCTGTTCTGGCCGACGGAGGATCCCGCCCAACTCGGCGTGCTCGCCCTCACCGGAACGCTGGCGACGGCGTCGAAGTACCTGCTCGCCGTGCGCGGGAGGCACATCTTCAATCCGGCCGCGATCGCAGCGGTCATCATCGCGTTCACGCAGCTCGGCTCGTCGGTGTGGTGGGTGGCGAACTCCTTCCTGCTTCCCGTCGTGCTGATCGCGGGCTTCCTGGTGCTCTGGCGAACCCGCCGCTTCGCCGTCGCCGGAGTCTTCGTTGCCGTCGCAGGCGCGCTCTGCACCGGACGCCTGATGCTGGAGGGAACGGATGCCGGCACGGCCGCGTGGACGGTGCTCGCGTCGTTCCCGATCGTGTTCCTGGCCGCGTTCATGCTGAGTGAGCCTCTGACCCTGCCGCCTCGGCGCTGGCAGCAGCTCATGGTGGCCGGCGTCGTCGGGGTGCTGTTCTCGATCCCGTTCGCCGTCGGCCCCTTCGCCATGACACCGGAACTCGCCCTCGTCATCGGCAATGCCATCGCGTTCGCGTTCGGCCAGCGCCGAGCCGTGAGGCTCCGGCTCGTCGAGACGCGGCATCCGACCCCGAGCATCGTGGAGTACGTCTTCGCGCCGCTCCGGCCCGTGGCATTCCGGGCCGGGCAGTCGCTCGAGCTCGCGGTTCCGCACCGCCGAGCCGATTCCCGCGGTACGCGCCGGGTCTTCAGCATCTCGTCACCGCCCGATGAGCCCGACCGCATCACGATCGCCATGCGCATGCCCGAGAAGCCGTCGACCTTCAAGCGTGCACTGGGGTCGCTCGAGCCCGGCTCCATCGTGCGAGCGACCTCCGTCGGTGGCGACTTCCTGCTGCCCGATGACGACTCGGAACCGGTGCTGCTCATCGCCGGCGGCATCGGCATCACGCCGTTCGCCAGTCAACTCGCCTCCGACAGCGTGGCCGGCCGTCGTCGCGACGTCGTGCTCGTGTACGCCGCAGGGTCGGGGGAGATCGCCTACCGGGAGGTCATCGCCGAGTCGGCGGCCGAGGTGGTCGTGCTGGGCGCAGGCGGGTCCGAGCTGCCGGACGGCTGGAGCGCGCACAGCGGTCGCGTCGATTCAGCCATGCTCGATCTCGCGGTGCCGGACTGGCGTACCCGGCGCACCTTCGTGTCGGGCTCGCCCGCCATGGTCGACAGTGTGCGATCGGCCCTCGCCCGCCGCGGCGGCCGCTCGGTGACGACGGACGCGTTCAGCGGCTACTAGAGAGCGGCGGATCCTACGCCGTGAAGCGCGCCAGGAACTCGCGGGTGCGCGGGTTCTCGGAGTGTTCGAACAGCTGTGCCGGCGGGCCGGCCTCCGCCACCACACCCTTGTCGAGGAACACGACCCTGTGGGCGACGTCGCGGGCGAAGGCCATCTCGTGCGTCGCCATCAGGATGGTGGTGCCCCCGCGCCCGAGCTCGCGCACGAGGTCGAGAACCTCGCCGACGAGCTCGGGGTCGAGGGCGCTCGTGATCTCGTCGAGCAGCAGGAGCTCGGGATCGGTCGCGATGGCGCGCACGATGGCCGCGCGTTGCTGCTGGCCGCCCGAGAGCCTGTCGGGGAAGTCCTTGGCCTTGTCAGCCAGCCCGATGGAGGCGAGCAGCTCGAGGCCACGTCGCTCGGCATCCGCCCGGGAGGTACCGTGCACCGCCCGGCTCGCCAACGTCACGTTGTCGAGAACGCTGAGGTGCGGGAACAGGTTGAAGTGCTGGAACACCACGCCGATGCGCGAACGGATGCGGTCGGCACGTGCCCGCGGGTCGCTGATGTCGTCGTCACCCAGGAAGATCTGCCCGTCGTCGATCTGCTCCAGCAGGTTGGCCGTGCGCAGCAGCGTGGACTTGCCCGAGCCGCTGGCGCCGATGAGCGCGACGATCTCGTGGCGATGCACGGTGAGGTCGATGCCGCGGAGCACCTCGGTGCCGTCGAAGGACTTCCGGATGCCGACGAGTCTGAGCACGGCAGCCGGATCAGGGGCGGGCACCGGGCCGGGCACGAGGCTGGAGCCGGGAACCGGGCCTGGGCTGGGCGCGGGAAGGGACTCGGGGGAGCTCATACGATGCTTCCCATCTGCTCGCGGCGCCGCACGCGGGCGGTGTACCAGTCGGTGAACCGGATCATGGGCAGCGCCAGCAGGAAGAACAGCAGTCCGGCCACGACGTAGGGCGTGAAGTTGAAGTAGGCCGCCGTCTCGATCTGGGCGGCGCGCACGGCGTCGACGGCTCCGAGCACGGAGATGAGCCCGACGTCCTTCTGCAGGGCGACGAAGTCGTTCATGAGCGCCGGCGTCACCTTGCGCACGGCCTGGGGGAGGATGACCCTCCGCATGCTCTGGCTGTAGCTGAGGCCGAGGGAGCGTGCGGCGAGACGCTGCGACGGATGCACTGCCTCGATACCGGCGCGGAACACCTCGGACACGTAGGCGGAGTAGACCGTCACCAGGGCGATCGTTCCCCAGAACTCGGCCGGCATCCTCGGGAAGACGCCGAGGCCCGGGATGCCGTAGCCGACCAGGTAGAGCACGATGATGAGCGGGATGCCGCGGAACAGGTCGGTGTAGCCGGCCGCGAGAGCTCGCAGCGGGAACCAGATCGGACCACGGAGGGTGCGCACCGTCGCGAGCACCAGGCTCACGATGCCCACGCCGATGACCGAGTAGACGAGCACGCGCACATTGAGCCAGAAGCCCTCGATGACCCTCGGGAACGAGGCCACGGCGACGTCCCAGTTGAGGAAGGTCTGCTGGACTCGGCTCCAGCCGGGAGTGTTGATCACGAAGATCCACACCGCGGCGGCGAAGACCACGGTGCTCACGATGGCGATCACAGTGGACCGCGTCGTCTGCTGACGACGGAATGCCCGGCGGTCGAGTTCGATCGAACTCGGCGGCCGGGCATCGATCCCGGTGGTGCTCATGCGCTACAGAGTACTGGGGAGTCCGTCTACTTCAGGACCGGCGCCGTGTCCTCGGAGCCGAGCCACTTGGTCGCCAGCTCATCGAGGGTGCCGTCCTCCCGAAGGGCGTCGACGGCCTCGGAAACGCTCGTCGTGAGCGGGCTGTCCTTGGCGAGCACCAGACCGAACTGATCGCCCGTTGTGCCCTCGGCCTGGGGGAGCTGGCCGATGATCTTGCCGCCGTCGAGCTCGGCTCCGGTGAGGTAGAAGGCCGTGGGCAGGTCGACGACGATCGCATCGACGGTGCCGTTCTGCAGTGCGAGCTTCGCGTCGTCGTTCGAGTTGAACACCTGCGCCTGCGAGTCGGGCGCGATCACGTTCTCCACGGCGGTGAGGCTCGTGGTTCCGGTCTGGGCGCCGATGGAGAACTTCTTCAGGTCGGCGATCGACGTGGCACCGGCGGCCGGCGACGATGCGATGGTGATGACGGTCTGGGTGGTCTCGTAGTACGGCGAGGAGAAGTCGACTGCCTGCTTGCGCTCGTCCGTGATGGAGAACTGCTGCAGGTTGAAGTCGAAGTCCTTCGGGCCGGGCGCGATTGCCTCGTCGAAGGTGGAGCGCACCCAGACGACGTCGGAATCCGCGAAGCCGAGCTGTCCGGCGACGGCGTAGGCGACTGCGGATTCGAAGCCCTCTCCCGACTCCGGCTTGTCGTCGATGACCCAGGGGTAGTACGCGGGCTCGGCGGTTCCGATGGTCAGCTTGCCGTCCGTGACGTAGCCGCTCTCCGACGTCGAATCCGAGGAGGCACCGGCACATCCGCTCAACGCGACGATGCCCGCAGCGACGACGGCGAGTGCGAGGGCACGGGTGCGGATGGTGCGTAGGGGCATGGCTGTCTCCTGGAGAAATCGAGGGGGAGTCTCAAGCTTGCCGCATCCGTGGAAGCGCGATGACGAATCGAGTCGTCCTGTGACACAAGTGATATCGAAGGCACCGGGTGCGTGGCGCAGGCGGCCGGATGCCGCGGGATAGCATGAGCGCCATGGCCGGCACCACAGCATCCGTTGCTCCGCCGGCTCCTCGGTGGACCGCGCGCAGAGTGCTCGGCAACCGTCTGGCGCTGTGGACCGCGTTCGTGCTCGTTCACGCGGAACTGCTCTGGATCGCCCTGACCGGACCCGGCCTGCCCCTCGGCGACGTCACGCTGGTCTACACCACCTGGATGAAGACCGCCGCCTCCAGCGGCTACGTCGTGGGACTCGACGGGCCGTTCGTGTATCCGATCCTGGCGATCCTGCCGATGGGGCTGGCCGCGATGTTCGGCTTCGACCTGTACGTGTACGCCTGGCTCGGGCTGGTCGTGCTGCTGAACGCCGGCGGCTTCGCGGTGCTGATCGGACTGCGTCGCGGCCCCGTGACCCGGTTCGTGCCAGCCTGGTGGTGGTTGGGGTTCCTGATCCTGCTCGGCCCGATCGCCGTCGGCCGCATCGACGCCGTCACGGTGCCCATCGCCCTCGTCGCGGTGTTGCTGGTCGCCGGGCGTCCGCGGCTCGCGTCGGTGCTGCTCGCCGTGGCCACCTGGATCAAGATCTGGCCGGCCGCCGTCATCGCGGCCCTGCTCATCGCCTCGCGGGAGAGGCTGCGCATCTTCCTGGCGGCCGCCGCGACGAGTGTGCTGATCGTCGTGGTCTGCCTCGTGCTCGGCAGCGGGTGGAACGTGTTCAGCTTCATCACCGAGCAGACGGGACGCGGGTTGCAGATCGAGTCGCCCGTGAGCACCATCTGGCTGTGGCAGGCGGCGGCGGGGAGTCCGACGTCGTGGGTCTACTACGACCACGACATCCTCACGTACCAGGTCACGGGCCAGGGAACCGAGTTCGCGAGCGCCGTGATGACGCCGCTGCTCCTCCTCGTGGTCGGCGTCATCGTGGCCATCGGCATCAGAGCCCAGCTGCAGCGCGCGCCGTTCGTCGCGCTCTTCCCGCCGTTGGCCCTGGCCCTCGTGACGGCGTTCATCGTGGTGAACAAGGTCGGCTCACCGCAGTTCATCTGCTGGCTGGCCGTGCCCGTCGTCGTCGGCCTCGTCTACAGGGGACGCCGTTTCGCAGTCCCGGCCGTCATGACTCTCGTTCTCGCCGGGCTCACGCAGCTCATCTACCCGTTCTTCTACGGCTGGCTTCTGGTCGCGAACCCGCTGGCGGTCTCGCTGCTCACCCTGCGCAACCTCCTGGAGGTCGCGCTGCTGGTGCTGGCCGTCGTCATGGTGTGGCGCAGCGGCTCGCACGCGGAGCCCGCGGCCGATGCCGATGCGGATGCGGATGCGGGGGAGGGCGATCCCGTCCTCGGCGCCGCATCCGGCGCAGCATCCGGGGCCGAGGTCTGGAAGAGTGGAAGCCGGTCGCCGGACGCGGCCGACTGAGGCTCGGGAGGCCATCATGCTCGTCGCATTCTCCGTCGCTCCATCGGGAACCGGCCGCTCCGACGGCTCGGTGCATGACGCCGTCGCCGCGGCCGTGCGCATAGTGCGGGAGTCCGGCCTGCCGAATCAGACCGACTCGATGTTCACGACCATCGAGGGCGACTGGGACGAGGTGTTCGCGGTGATCAAGGACGCGACGGATGCCGTCGCCGAATACGGGTCGCGGGTCTCGCTGGTGCTGAAGGCCGACATCCGCCCGGGGTACTCGGGCGAGCTCACCGCCAAGGTCGAGCGTCTCGAGGCCGCGATGGAGAACGACGGCTGACCCTCCCCGGCCGCCCGCCCCGCCCCGCCCGCCCTGCCCGCCCCCACTCGGCGAGTCGCCCGTCTTCGTCGCATCCGGCGACTCCCACCCGTCCGTTGGCGACGAATGTGGGCGACTAGCGAGGGTGCTCGGCCGAGTCGAATCGATTCGATTCCCACGCTAGGGTTGACGGGTGACCCTCGATGCTGCCGGGCCGACGACTCTGTCGCCGGCCCGTACCCGTTTGGCCCTGCTCGCTCTCGCACTGGGCGGCTTCGGCATCGGCTCGACCGAGTTCGTCGCCATGGGGCTGCTGCCGAATCTCGCGAGCGACCTGCTTCCGGGGCTGTACGGCTCCGACCCGGCGGCCGCGAACTCGCAGGCAGGGCTGCTCATCTCGGCCTACGCCCTCGGTGTCGTGGTGGGCGCTCCCACCATCGCCGCCGCCGCAGCACGCTGGCCGCGCAAGCAGCTCCTGCTCGCGCTGCTCACCGCGTTCACCCTCGGCACCATCGCCTCGGCCGTGCTGCCCTCGTTCCAGCTCGTGCTCCTCGCCCGCTTCGTGGCCGCGCTTCCCCATGGCGCCTACTTCGGCATCGCCTCGCTCGTCGCAGCCAGCCTCATGGGTCCGGGCAAGCGGGGGCAGGGCGTCGCCTTCGTGCTCAGTGGCCTCACCATCGCCAACGTCATCGGTGTTCCGAGCATCACCTGGATCGGACAGCTCTACGGATGGCGCACGGCCTACCTCGTCGTGGCCGGCATCTTCGCTCTCACCTTCGTGGCCGTCGCCCTCGCCGTTCCGTGGCAGGCGGGCGACCCGAAGGCCACGATGAAGAACGAGCTCAAGGCCTTCACGCGCCTGCAGGTGTGGTTCGCCCTCGCCATCGGGGCCATCGGCTTCGGCGGACTGTTCGCGGTCTACAGCTACGTCGCCCCGATGGCCACAGACGTCACCGGACTGCCGGCATCCGCCGTCCCCCTCGTGCTCGTCGTGTTCGGCATCGGCATGACCATCGGCAACATCGTGGGCGGGCGCCTCGCCGACCGAAGCGTTCGGCGCTCGATGTACCTGTTCTTCGCCATCCTCATCGTGGCGCTCGTGGTGATGGGCTTCACGGTGTCGAGCGTCGCCGGGCTGCTCGTCGGCGTCTTCTTCGTCGGCGGCACGTCGGCAGCGCTGTCGCCGATCATCCAGACCCGCCTCATGGATGTCGCACGCGACAGCCAGTCCATCGCAGCGGCCCTCAACCACTCGGCCCTGAACATCGGCAACGCGCTCGGAGCGCTTCTCGGCGGAATCGCCATCGGCGTCGGCCTCGGCTACGTCGCCCCCATCTGGATCGGCCTCGGCCTCAGCGTCGCCGGGCTGCTCCTGGCCGTCGCGACGTTCTCCATCGACCGGGCCCGTCGCACGCGCGGGGTCGAGGTGCCGTACGGCACGGCGTCTCTCAGCGCGATCCGCGAGCCCGCGTAGCAGTAGGCCCGCGTAGCCGTAGGCCCGCCTACCAGTAGCCCCGTGTGGCAGTAGCCCGGCGCAGCCTCGGCCCGCGTGGCTCGACGAGCGGCATCCGCTCGCCCGAGAACAGGCCGAAACGACGAGAGCAGGCCCAAGGGGCCTGCTCTCGGTGTATTCGTGCGTTCGGGCCTGTTCTCCGGTGAGGGAGCGACCCGTCGCGATCAGTCGGTCTGCAGCAGGATGCCGTCGTGGATGGCGCGCTTGCGGAGCGCCACCTTCGTGCCGACGTCGTAACCGGCCTGGCGGTACTTCTCGCGGATGCGCTTGAGGTAGCTCTTGGCCGTCTCCTCGGAGATGCCGAGCTGGTAGGCGACGGCCTTGACCGGCTCGCCGGCACCGTAGAGCGCCATGACGCGCCGTTCCTGGGCCGACAGGCGTGGGGCGTCGCCCGCGGAGACGGAGTTGATGGCGAGGTCGAGTTCCTCGGAGATATAGGACTCCCCGACGTAGGCTGCGCGGATGGCCTCGGCGATCATGTTCGCCTCCTCGCTCTTCACGAGGTAGCCCAGCGCGCCGGAGTCGAGCGCCTGCCGAACGACGGCGGGCTCGGAGTACGTGCTCATGAGCACCGTGCGCACGCCCGTGGTCTTCAGGGTCGCGAGCTTGAGCGAGATCGGGATGTTGTCCTTGAGGTCGAGGTCGAGCAGCACGACGTCGACGGGGAAGGCCGAGTGGGTGAGGAGCTCGGGCCACGTGGTCACGGCTGCGACCATGTCGATGTCGTCGGCAGCGTTGCGGATCCACTCGGTGAGCGCACCCAGCAGCATGCGGTGGTCGTCGACGAGTGCTACCCGGATCGGTCCTGTACTACCCACTGTGTCCTCCTCATGGTCCGCCTGCCTCGCGGCGAATCCGTCACTACCCTATGTGTCCGACGCGCCGTCGACTGTGCAGTCGATCTCGACACGCAGACTCCCGTCGCGAACGGAGTCTATGTGCGGGCCGACGATTCCCATGGCCTCCCACGCTGCGGCATCCACTCGCCGGCGCATCACGCCCGTCGTCTCGAGCACGATGGGGAAGCGCACTGTGCGGTAGGCGCCCATCCTCGGCGGATGCGTCGGCCCGAAGATCAGGTGGACCGTCGCGCCCCAGCGGTCGGTGTCGCTGACGAGCAGCCACAGCACGAGGAGCAGCGCGTCCCGCTGGGGCGGCGTGAGCACGCCGGCCAGGCTCGACGGGTCGTCGATCGTGACGGCCGGAGCCAGGAACTCGCTCTCGGAGACGGCGTGACGCAGCCAGGTCTCCTTGCGGCCCTCGATGAGATGCAGACGCAGTTCGGTCGCGAGCGAGGCCGCGCGCGTGGATGCGTCGAGCGGAAGGGGCAGGGGCAGCCGACCGCCGGCGACGTCGTCGAAGAGTTCCTCGGCGTCGTCGTCGAGGCGGGTGAGCTCCTCGGAGGCGAGCATGCCGACGGTGAGCTGGGGAGCCTGCACGGTGCTCTGCACCAAGACCAGGTCGAGTTCGAGCTGCACCATGCGGCGGTAGGAGTGGACGACGGCCACTCCGAGCAGCGCCGGTCCGACGCCGATGGCGATCATCATGAGCTCGGGGGCCAGGGTGAGCACGTCGGGGCGGTCCTCCGCCGCGGCGGCGAGCAGGAGCACGATGCCGATCGCGACGTCGGCGATGAGGATCTGCACGGTCTCGCGCAGCGTGACGATCGCCAGGAGCAGGGCGGGGACGGCGAGGGCGGCCGTGGGGATGACGGAGGCCGACTCCGACCCCCAGACGCCGTAGAGGTCGAGGCCGATGACGGCAGCACCGCCGACCAGGTCGGCAGCGAAGAGCCAGTGCGGCATCTGCCTCGACAGACCGTGAACGATGGCCGTCGTCGATGCGACGATGACCAGCAGGAGTCCCCAGGCGACGACGGAGTAGCTCGCATGCTCCATGCGAGAGAGCTGGGTGAGGAACAACCCGAGCAGGAACACCGTGATGAGCGCCGCCCCGAGGCTGGTGCCGACAGTGAGGTGACGCCCGCCCAGCGCGTGCTGGTTCGCTCTGGTCGTGCTGACCGTGCGTTCCGGACGCCGGAAGGCGCGGGTGCGGCGCGGGAGGTTCTCGCGTCCGACGACGACGCCGAGGGTGTTCTCTTCGACGCTGGACATCACTTCGGCACCTCCAGGACGACAGTCGTGCCCGATCCGGGCGACGAGAACAGTCGGGCGTTGCCGCCCACATCCTGCAGGCGGGCGACGACGGACTCGGCGAAGCCGAGACGCTCGGCCGCCACTTGGTCGAGCGCGAATCCGACACCGGCATCCGTCACCATGGCGCGCACCGTGGTCTCGTCGTCGGTGATGGTGACGTCGGCCTCGGTGACCTCCGCGTGCCTGCGCACGTTCTCGAGGCATTCGCCGAGAGCACCCAGGAAGGAGTCGAGCACGTTGCTCGGGAGCAGCACCTGGCCGTGGCCGTGCCAGTTGACCTCGAGGCCCATGCGGCTGAAGCGCTGCTTGACGGACTCGAGGGTCGTGCCCAATGCCGTCTCGGCGACGGGTTCGAGGGTGTAGACGCCGGAGGTGCGGGGCATCGGCTTGCCGCCCAGCCGGAGCTGCCTGAGCAGCCTGGCGTCGTCGGCGGCCTGCAGACGCAGGGCGTTCTCGCTGACGCCGACCCCGGAGTGGGCGAGCAGGGTGAGTGTTGCGAGCACGGTGTCGTGCAGCAGTCGGGCATCCTGGCGGCGTTGCGCCTCGCGTTCGCTGGCCTGCCGCTCG from Leifsonia sp. Root1293 includes:
- a CDS encoding amino acid ABC transporter ATP-binding protein produces the protein MSSPESLPAPSPGPVPGSSLVPGPVPAPDPAAVLRLVGIRKSFDGTEVLRGIDLTVHRHEIVALIGASGSGKSTLLRTANLLEQIDDGQIFLGDDDISDPRARADRIRSRIGVVFQHFNLFPHLSVLDNVTLASRAVHGTSRADAERRGLELLASIGLADKAKDFPDRLSGGQQQRAAIVRAIATDPELLLLDEITSALDPELVGEVLDLVRELGRGGTTILMATHEMAFARDVAHRVVFLDKGVVAEAGPPAQLFEHSENPRTREFLARFTA
- a CDS encoding HAD family hydrolase; this encodes MNGTASNPIHLPGRVVVFDYGEVISFSPTPENRRDLLAVAGIDEERAEAFWTAYNAGRHALDQGTLSIADYWAGIAAATGASWSRAELHSIWAIDFVGWLSVNPGTAAVLEDLAAGGTRLALLSNAGRDFSSYFRNGSFGPLFEQVVVSGEILLVKPDAAIYRHTLDVLGISPAEMVFIDNKAENIAGAEVLGITGHVFTSAGELRSFLEELAA
- a CDS encoding ADP-dependent NAD(P)H-hydrate dehydratase — protein: MTGSAEHLIWTADDAREWVAVPTADDDKYSRGVLGVITGSHDYPGAAVLGVEAAARTGVGMVRYTGPKAVGAVVLARRPEIVTQAGRVQAWLIGSGMTAGRRTFVLGGEMHQALVQGLPTVIDAGALDLTPDATGPTVITPHAGELAAMLSPRNTEGTLEHIRADASTWAARAADEFGVTVLLKGSTTHVAAPGSPTYAVTDAPGWLATAGTGDVLAGILGALLATNTERIAEDPARALPALAATASFLHSRSAELASGGGPITALDVAEHVPAAIARLLRG
- a CDS encoding ferredoxin--NADP reductase, which translates into the protein MSGYRLMTVGLSAIAVVAFVLSATGLLFYTPTQLALSLVVAVGSVAATGWIAGRIVHSPAHLESSVITGLLLFFLFWPTEDPAQLGVLALTGTLATASKYLLAVRGRHIFNPAAIAAVIIAFTQLGSSVWWVANSFLLPVVLIAGFLVLWRTRRFAVAGVFVAVAGALCTGRLMLEGTDAGTAAWTVLASFPIVFLAAFMLSEPLTLPPRRWQQLMVAGVVGVLFSIPFAVGPFAMTPELALVIGNAIAFAFGQRRAVRLRLVETRHPTPSIVEYVFAPLRPVAFRAGQSLELAVPHRRADSRGTRRVFSISSPPDEPDRITIAMRMPEKPSTFKRALGSLEPGSIVRATSVGGDFLLPDDDSEPVLLIAGGIGITPFASQLASDSVAGRRRDVVLVYAAGSGEIAYREVIAESAAEVVVLGAGGSELPDGWSAHSGRVDSAMLDLAVPDWRTRRTFVSGSPAMVDSVRSALARRGGRSVTTDAFSGY
- a CDS encoding NADH:flavin oxidoreductase/NADH oxidase: MSALFQPITVRSLTIRNRLWVPPLCQYSVTKKDGVPHDWHLAHLGAMAMGGAGLVIAEASAVVPDGRISDEDTGIWNGQQAAAWARIVAFIHTQGAAAGIQLAHAGRKASVWPEWGHDQHGSMAPADGGWQTVSASDVAFGEYAAPEGLDRPEIAVIVHAFAEAAARSKRAGFDLVEIHAAHGYLVHQFLSPLSNLRTDEYGGSLENRARLLLEIVAAVRDAVGEEYPVLVRFSASDYADGGWDEEQTAVVAGWAHEAGADLFDISSGGNIAKVRIPLSPGYQVPFAEYVKTTAGVPVAAVGLITTAEQAESIVASGQADAVLLGRAFMRDPHFALRAAEELGVELDYWPPQYLRAKPAVSGGTW
- a CDS encoding FAD:protein FMN transferase, which translates into the protein MRAEPGAVASLSFDAIGTAWQIDTPAPIPAATVSRMQALIEDFDRTWSRFRSDSLVAEVATTAGDWVFPAEAPALVGLYSALHTATQGAMSPLVGGSLTHLGYGAGYSLVPGSGSIASPDWQAMDWDGTRLRTEEPIELDVGAAGKGLLVDLVVELLEHDGIEQIVVDASGDLRHAGGDPVRVALEHPYDTTKAIGIATLADGALCASASNRRVWGSGLHHVLDARTGIPVDEVVATWVSADTAMLADAIATALFFSPAEDLAVVAEFEHVRMFTDGRAEMSAGFPGELFR